The Erythrolamprus reginae isolate rEryReg1 chromosome 3, rEryReg1.hap1, whole genome shotgun sequence genome contains a region encoding:
- the PEX2 gene encoding peroxisome biogenesis factor 2 isoform X2 has product MRASVLTMASKDNKVNKVIPVLRISQLDALELNKALEQLVWSQFTCCFHGFKPGLLTRFEPEIKASLWLFLWRFTICSRNATVGQALLNIQYTNDLSQIQKYQTLSKQQKLWYLICTVGGKWLEERCYDLFSKRPLESFQRTKYFINLIVRLLRLCELLNFLTFLQKGKFATLTERILGIRSVFCQPQGVRPIAFEYMNRELLWYGFAEFLVFLLPLINMQKLKLKISSWSSPVKKNFSNENMSEINHKVCSVCGEWPTMPHIIGCSHVFCYYCIKSSFLSDIYFTCPKCGTEVQDLQPLKYKVEMKEI; this is encoded by the exons ATG AGGGCTTCTGTGTTGACCATGGCATCGAAGGACAACAAAGTCAACAAAGTGATTCCTGTCCTCAGAATTAGTCAGCTGGATGCCCTTGAACTGAACAAAGCCTTGGAGCAACTAGTTTGGTCCCAGTTCACTTGCTGTTTTCATGGATTTAAACCTGGACTCTTGACTCGCTTTGAACCAGAAATTAAAGCATCTCTGTGGCTTTTTTTGTGGAGATTCACCATCTGCTCCAGGAATGCAACAGTGGGACAGGCTCTACTGAACATTCAATACACAAATGATTTATCACAGATACAGAAATACCAGACATTGAGCAAGCAACAGAAATTATGGTATCTTATTTGTACTGTTGGCGGGAAATGGCTGGAAGAAAGGTGTTATGATTTATTTAGCAAACGTCCATTGGAGTCATTCCAAAggacaaaatattttattaacttAATAGTCAGGCTTCTCAGACTCTGTGAGTTGCTAAACTTCCTAACTTTTCTTCAGAAGGGAAAATTTGCTACACTTACTGAACGTATTTTAGGAATCAGATCAGTATTCTGCCAGCCACAGGGTGTCCGTCCAATTGCATTTGAATACATGAACCGAGAACTCTTGTGGTATGGATTTGCTGAGTTTCTGGTGTTCCTTTTGCCACTTATTAACATGCAGAAACTCAAACTCAAGATTTCTTCTTGGTCTTCACCTGTTAAGAAAAACTTCAGTAATGAAAATATGTCAGAAATAAATCACAAGGTGTGTTCTGTGTGCGGGGAATGGCCTACTATGCCTCATATTATCGGTTGCTCACATGTTTTTTGTTACTATTGTATTAAAAGTTCCTTCTTATCAGATATATATTTTACCTGTCCTAAATGTGGCACTGAGGTGCAAGATCTTCAGCCATTAAAATATAAGGTAGAAATGAAAGAGATATAA
- the PEX2 gene encoding peroxisome biogenesis factor 2 isoform X1: MASKDNKVNKVIPVLRISQLDALELNKALEQLVWSQFTCCFHGFKPGLLTRFEPEIKASLWLFLWRFTICSRNATVGQALLNIQYTNDLSQIQKYQTLSKQQKLWYLICTVGGKWLEERCYDLFSKRPLESFQRTKYFINLIVRLLRLCELLNFLTFLQKGKFATLTERILGIRSVFCQPQGVRPIAFEYMNRELLWYGFAEFLVFLLPLINMQKLKLKISSWSSPVKKNFSNENMSEINHKVCSVCGEWPTMPHIIGCSHVFCYYCIKSSFLSDIYFTCPKCGTEVQDLQPLKYKVEMKEI; encoded by the coding sequence ATGGCATCGAAGGACAACAAAGTCAACAAAGTGATTCCTGTCCTCAGAATTAGTCAGCTGGATGCCCTTGAACTGAACAAAGCCTTGGAGCAACTAGTTTGGTCCCAGTTCACTTGCTGTTTTCATGGATTTAAACCTGGACTCTTGACTCGCTTTGAACCAGAAATTAAAGCATCTCTGTGGCTTTTTTTGTGGAGATTCACCATCTGCTCCAGGAATGCAACAGTGGGACAGGCTCTACTGAACATTCAATACACAAATGATTTATCACAGATACAGAAATACCAGACATTGAGCAAGCAACAGAAATTATGGTATCTTATTTGTACTGTTGGCGGGAAATGGCTGGAAGAAAGGTGTTATGATTTATTTAGCAAACGTCCATTGGAGTCATTCCAAAggacaaaatattttattaacttAATAGTCAGGCTTCTCAGACTCTGTGAGTTGCTAAACTTCCTAACTTTTCTTCAGAAGGGAAAATTTGCTACACTTACTGAACGTATTTTAGGAATCAGATCAGTATTCTGCCAGCCACAGGGTGTCCGTCCAATTGCATTTGAATACATGAACCGAGAACTCTTGTGGTATGGATTTGCTGAGTTTCTGGTGTTCCTTTTGCCACTTATTAACATGCAGAAACTCAAACTCAAGATTTCTTCTTGGTCTTCACCTGTTAAGAAAAACTTCAGTAATGAAAATATGTCAGAAATAAATCACAAGGTGTGTTCTGTGTGCGGGGAATGGCCTACTATGCCTCATATTATCGGTTGCTCACATGTTTTTTGTTACTATTGTATTAAAAGTTCCTTCTTATCAGATATATATTTTACCTGTCCTAAATGTGGCACTGAGGTGCAAGATCTTCAGCCATTAAAATATAAGGTAGAAATGAAAGAGATATAA